In the Cytophagia bacterium CHB2 genome, TTTCAGCAAATTTCAGCAGCTTTTCCTGAAGCTTGGGATGCTCACGCACCATAAAATCCACATCGCGCGTTAAAACCGGTGCGCCATGTACGATAGCCGCCACGTTGCCGATCAAAATGATTTGCAATCCGGCCTGCGCCGCCGCTTCGACCATCTCCGCCAATAGGGTTTCATCAAAAGACATAAGAGCCGTCCTCGCGGCGCTTCACCAGCATGACTTCCATGCGCTGCTTTCTGGTTCTGAGCAAAGACTCAATGATTAAATGAAGATCATGCGGATCAATTTCGGGGAATTGCGGCGCCAGACGTTGGTGCCAGCGTTCGACGCGCCGGGCAAATTTTTCCGCTGCGGCGAGTTGCTTTTGCCTCTTCACACTCAAACGGATTTTTCCCCTCACTGCCGAACGAAAATCTGTTTTTCGAATGGATTTCTTTCTGGCATATTTCATAACCGCGCTCATCGTGGGAGAATTCACTCCGTCACAAATGTCGAATCTCGATGAACTTCCCTTCCCTCCAGCAACGCCAGCAACACTTTTGCGTTATGAATCTCGTGAACGGGAATCTCGAAAAGATTGCGATCGAGTACGATCAAATCGGCCGCCTTGCCGACTTCGATTGAGCCGGTTTCGTTTTCCTGATGATTGACATACGCGCCGTTGATCGTGTACGCAGCAAGCATCGTGGGCAAATCGACAATTTCTTGCGGAATCCAGGCGCTACCGGTGGAATCATCCACGCCGCGGCGTGTTACCGCAACCTGAATGGCATCGAGCGGGTTCATTGACGACACCGACCAATCACTGCCACCCACAATCATCGCGCCGCTGCGCATGACGCTGCCAATCGGATAAAGCCAGCGTGAGCGCTCCGGGCCGAGCGCCGGCTCGGTCAATTCCGTGATGTAAGTGTCGGCATAAGCCCACAGTGATTGAAAATTCGCGATAATACCAAGCCGCTCGAAGCGCGGAATATCCTGTGGATCGATCAGTTGAATATGCGCCAGATGATGCCGCGCATCCCGCCGGCCATTAGCGAGCTGCGCCGCTTCGTGCGCATCGAGCGCCATGCGAATGGCGCGATCACCAATTGCGTGAATATGTACTTGAAATTTTTCCTGGTCCAATGCCGTGACGAGCCGCTTAAACTTATCGGCTTCGAGATTCGGAATGCCGCGATAATCGGGGCGATCAAGATAAGGCGCCAACATCGCAGCCGTGCGCGACTCAATCACGCCGTCGGCAAAAATCTTGACCGCATCGGCGCGCAAGTTCTTGCCGCGATAACGGCTGCGCTTTTGCTTCAGTTCCTTGATCTGTGCTTCATCTTTGGCGGGATCGACATACATTGCCGCCACCACCCGCGCAGTCAGCTCACCGCTGCGATCCAGCGAATCATAAGCCGCGAGTATCTCCGGCGTTGCGCTTGCCTCTTGCAACGAGGTGATGCCGAAACGATTGGCCATTGCCAACCCGCGTTTTGCACCCGCAAGATAATCCGCGCTCGTCAAGGGTGGAATATGCTTGGAGACCAAATCAGTTGCGCGTTCGCGCAGCGTTCCGGTTGGCTCTTTTGAAAGAGGATCGCGCTCGATGCGGCCTTCCGGTGGATCTGCGGTTGCAGCGGTGATGCCGGCCAGCTCCAGCGCTTTTGAATTAACCCAGGCCGAATGGCCATCCGCAGCAGAGAGAAACGCCGGACGATCAGAAACGAGCTGATCGAGTTGTTGCTTCGTGGGATTGGCATTCGGAAAAATGGGCAAATCCCAACCACCGCCCACAATCCACGGCAAGGCGGGATTTTTTTGCACATATTCCCGCACGGCATCGAAAATCTCTTGCTGCGTTTGCAAGCCGTTGAGATTGCACTGCCCCAGCTCGATGCCGCCGCTCACCGGATGCACATGCGAGTCATGAAAACCCGGCAGCACCATTTTGCCGTTCAGGTCAATGACGCGCGTTTGCGGTGTGATAAACTCTTCAGCGCCGGCATTCGCGCCGACATAAATAACTCTGCCATGCGCAATCGCCGCAGCTTCGGCCCAGCTTCGCGCGGCATCAACGGTGTAAATGGCGCCGTTGCGAAGAAGCACATCCGCTTTCGTGTTGACTGATTTTTCTCCCGAGCACGAGATTACACTTAAACCCATCGCGAGGGTTATCGCCAATCGAACACAAAGCGCGATGGTCTTCATCTTTCCTCCTCACAAAATCAGTAGCGGTTGCGAACTTGAGCGCCGGGGTGCCGCCGGAAAGGCTGTTTTCGCTCAAAACCCACACTCGAAAACACCTGGTTAGCTTCACAGCATATGCGCCAAAAGAGATGGCGGTTACTGCCGGCGAGGTTGCGGGAGTTACTTTTTTACCGGTTTTCCTTTTTTGCGGCGGGCTTTGTCAGTTTCTTCATCATCTTCGTCAAAGGCAATTTTGACCTTTTTGCGATTGCTCTTTTTCCAACTGACTTCTTCCTCGGAAATTTTGCGCGCAAAGGCGCGGCGACCATTGCTATAGGTTTCTGCCGCGAGCGAAGGCCGCAATTCGCGTTTCCCTTCCCGCAATATTTTTGCAAGAAACTCGCCGGTGAAAGAGTCGGAGTTTTGCGCTACTGCTTCGGGCGTGCCGGTTGCAACGATTTTTCCGCCGTTATCCCCGCCTTCCGGACCGAGATCGATGATATAGTCCGCGGTTTTGATGACATCGAGATTGTGCTCGATCACGATCACGG is a window encoding:
- a CDS encoding amidohydrolase, whose protein sequence is MKTIALCVRLAITLAMGLSVISCSGEKSVNTKADVLLRNGAIYTVDAARSWAEAAAIAHGRVIYVGANAGAEEFITPQTRVIDLNGKMVLPGFHDSHVHPVSGGIELGQCNLNGLQTQQEIFDAVREYVQKNPALPWIVGGGWDLPIFPNANPTKQQLDQLVSDRPAFLSAADGHSAWVNSKALELAGITAATADPPEGRIERDPLSKEPTGTLRERATDLVSKHIPPLTSADYLAGAKRGLAMANRFGITSLQEASATPEILAAYDSLDRSGELTARVVAAMYVDPAKDEAQIKELKQKRSRYRGKNLRADAVKIFADGVIESRTAAMLAPYLDRPDYRGIPNLEADKFKRLVTALDQEKFQVHIHAIGDRAIRMALDAHEAAQLANGRRDARHHLAHIQLIDPQDIPRFERLGIIANFQSLWAYADTYITELTEPALGPERSRWLYPIGSVMRSGAMIVGGSDWSVSSMNPLDAIQVAVTRRGVDDSTGSAWIPQEIVDLPTMLAAYTINGAYVNHQENETGSIEVGKAADLIVLDRNLFEIPVHEIHNAKVLLALLEGREVHRDSTFVTE